The genomic window TTCACCTGAACGTAGCAGAACGAACGCCCAAACTGTGGCTAACGGCGGATTAAATGTTCCTGTTGTTCCTTGAAGGGACTTACTGAAACGGAGACTTTGGCTTGTCCAGAGGCTGCGGCGGTTTGGCCGTCGGTGGAGGCGGTTTCGGTGCCGTYGGCTTGTTGTGAAGTCCAGACTTGAGTAGCGGAGACGACGGCGGTTTGGCAGGCAGCGATGGGGCACTAGTGGACAGCAGGTTAACTTCGGTGTGGGGCACTGGTAAGGAGGGCTTGGTCCGAAGGCAGTGGTTTCCCAGAGACTGGGTACTGCCGGTGTTGGGGGAGCTGCTGACCGGGCCGTTCAGGACCATCCTGTTGTGCAGCTGGTCACAGATGGGCAGCGTGGCYGGCGAGTGGACCTGGACCGTGGAGTGGGACCTCAGGTCTCTCCGATCGTTGGCAGTATTCCCCAAAGAGATCGTCCTGTTCTGAGCAGCTTTCAAGGAGCtgggaggaagagcaggaggagtCGGAGACGGCGACTTCTGCAGGTGAGGGGCAAAGGGCAGCGGAGGGGGCGGACCTTTACTCTGTTCCTTCTGCAGGGGCTGGTGAGGGATGGAGGGCTTTTTGGGGAGAGGGCTGGTTGGGTTTCTGTGTTGGCCAGGAACAGGTGGAGGCACGGCTTTCTGGATGTTTGGACTGGATTCTCGACGGAGCGGAGTAGCTGGCACCGGGGGAGGAGGGTAGGAGGGAGGCGGCCCGGTGGGTCGACCTGCAGGGGGGGAAACCACCGACTTATGAAAGACCTTCAGCAAGAGGAAAAACTTCTACCTTGTTCTAGAAAATGTCAACAGAACTAGAGATGTTGCAAGTAGAGCTGGACAAAAATCAGCTTTATGTATCGCAATATTATCAATATAAATTCAcaatacatctgatagaataatCAATMATTTCACTGAAcgctgatccagaaccgcacagcattctgggtgatgtaggcagaggaaagagtTTAGCTGCTCAACTTTTCACGACCAGCAGAGGAAGATAGGTGGCATCGACTAACTCACTCGCTctgtggttgcctagcaacagcctgttgagtaacatgtgcagcagcagtttaaggttttgtctcataactgctttaaaataaacaatggcATGGARTGGAAATTG from Poecilia reticulata strain Guanapo unplaced genomic scaffold, Guppy_female_1.0+MT scaffold_2100, whole genome shotgun sequence includes these protein-coding regions:
- the LOC103461534 gene encoding formin-like protein 7 — encoded protein: DSDSDADFYGTIERPMEIKHAVETAEDDYVDEDDDEEDEEDYLKPDGDGSPTXAGRPTGPPPSYPPPPVPATPLRRESSPNIQKAVPPPVPGQHRNPTSPLPKKPSIPHQPLQKEQSKGPPPPLPFAPHLQKSPSPTPPALPPSSLKAAQNRTISLGNTANDRRDLRSHSTVQVHSPATLPICDQLHNRMVLNGPVSSSPNTGSTQSLGNHCLRTKPSLPVPHTEVNLLSTSAPSLPAKPPSSPLLKSGLHNKPTAPKPPPPTAKPPQPLDKPKSPFQ